One window of Camelina sativa cultivar DH55 chromosome 4, Cs, whole genome shotgun sequence genomic DNA carries:
- the LOC104782106 gene encoding S-adenosylmethionine synthase 3: METFLFTSESVNEGHPDKLCDQVSDAILDACLEQDPESKVACETCTKTNMVMVFGEITTSAKVDYEKIVRSTCREIGFISADVGLDADKCNVLVNIEQQSPDIAQGVHGHLTKKPEDIGAGDQGHMFGYATDETPELMPLTHVLATKLGAKLTEVRKNKTCPWLRPDGKTQVTVEYKNDGGAMIPIRVHTVLISTQHDETVTNDEIAADLKEHVIKPVIPAKYLDDNTIFHLNPSGRFVIGGPHGDAGLTGRKIIIDTYGGWGAHGGGAFSGKDPTKVDRSGAYIVRQAAKSVVAAGLARRCIVQVSYAIGVPEPLSVFVDTYKTGTIPDKDILVLIKEAFDFRPGMMAINLDLKRGGNFRFQKTAAYGHFGRDDPDFTWEVVKPLKPKA; encoded by the coding sequence ATGGAAACGTTCCTATTCACATCTGAATCCGTCAATGAGGGACACCCAGACAAGCTCTGTGACCAGGTTTCTGATGCTATCCTCGATGCTTGCTTAGAGCAAGACCCTGAGAGCAAAGTGGCGTGTGAGACATGTACCAAGACCAATATGGTGATGGTGTTTGGTGAGATCACAACATCTGCCAAAGTAGACTACGAGAAGATTGTTAGATCCACTTGTAGGGAAATTGGTTTCATCTCTGCTGATGTTGGTCTTGATGCTGACAAATGTAATGTCTTGGTTAACATTGAGCAACAGAGTCCTGACATTGCTCAGGGAGTTCATGGTCATTTGACCAAGAAGCCTGAAGATATTGGAGCTGGTGACCAGGGACATATGTTTGGGTATGCTACTGATGAGACACCTGAGCTTATGCCTTTGACTCATGTCCTAGCTACCAAGCTTGGTGCTAAGCTCACTGAAGTGAGGAAGAACAAGACTTGTCCTTGGTTGAGGCCTGATGGTAAGACTCAAGTCACAGTTGAGTACAAGAACGATGGTGGAGCTATGATTCCGATTAGAGTCCACACTGTTCTCATCTCAACCCAGCATGACGAAACTGTCACCAACGACGAGATTGCTGCTGACTTGAAGGAGCATGTCATCAAGCCGGTTATCCCTGCTAAGTACCTTGACGATAACACCATCTTTCACTTGAACCCATCTGGTCGTTTTGTCATTGGTGGGCCTCACGGTGATGCTGGACTCACAGGGAGGAAGATTATCATTGATACTTATGGTGGTTGGGGTGCTCATGGTGGAGGTGCCTTCTCAGGAAAGGACCCAACCAAGGTTGACAGAAGTGGTGCATATATCGTGAGGCAGGCTGCAAAGAGTGTGGTAGCAGCTGGACTCGCACGCCGTTGTATCGTGCAGGTATCATACGCCATTGGTGTCCCTGAACCACTCTCTGTGTTTGTTGACACCTACAAGACCGGGACCATCCCAGACAAGGATATCCTTGTGTTGATCAAGGAAGCGTTCGACTTCAGGCCAGGAATGATGGCCATTAACCTCGACTTGAAGAGGGGAGGTAACTTCCGGTTCCAGAAAACCGCTGCCTATGGCCATTTTGGACGTGACGACCCTGACTTCACTTGGGAGGTGGTTAAGCCGCTCAAGCCAAAGGcttaa
- the LOC104782109 gene encoding uncharacterized protein LOC104782109 isoform X1 — protein sequence MAETSTTLLFSTFSSHLTISPVRHSYHHHHHPSPARFSSLFSRVRPSRFAVKASHYGSFSDDDAFSFFPWSDANNDIEWVPEERITLFTSDGLVQIGGNMVPRRIKSSSHKKHGRSKSPEKHQKFQESAYMDPAQGLCLGALFDIAATNGLDMGRRLCIIGFCRSVEMLSDVVEDTVLEHGGEIVATEKESTSGLQEKLTMTVAVPYLWGVPPAAERLHLAVRTGGGIVDKVYWQWHFL from the exons ATGGCGGAGACCTCTACTACGCTTCTCTTCTCCACCTTCTCCTCTCACCTCACCATCTCTCCTGTTCGTCactcttatcatcatcatcatcatccctccCCCGCTCGATTCTCATCTCTTTTTTCCCGCGTTCGGCCTTCTCGATTCGCTGTTAAGGCTTCGCATTACGGTAGCTTCTCCGATGACGATGCTTTCAGCTTCTTCCCTTGGTCCGATGCAAACAACG ACATTGAATGGGTTCCTGAAGAAAGGATTACACTTTTCACTTCTGATGGGCTAGTTCAGATTGGTGGCAACATGGTTCCTCGTCGCATCAAATCTTCCTCTCAT AAGAAACATGGGAGATCCAAATCACCGGAAAAACACCAAAAGTTTCAAGAAAGTGCTTACATGGATCCTGCTCAAGGTCTATGCCTTGGAGCTCTATTTGACATCGCAGCTACAAAC GGACTGGATATGGGAAGAAGACTATGTATCATTGGATTCTGCCGTTCTGTTGAGATGCTTAGTGATGTTGTTGAAGACACTGTCTTAGAACATGGTGGAGAG attGTTGCTACAGAGAAAGAGAGCACAAGCGGTTTACAAGAGAAACTAACAATGACAGTGGCAGTTCCATATCTCTGGGGAGTTCCTCCGGCTGCAGAAAGGCTTCACCTTGCGGTTCGAACAGGTGGTGGCATCGTCGACAAAGTTTATTGGCAATGGCATTTCTTGTGA
- the LOC104782108 gene encoding transcription factor RAX2-like: MGRAPCCDKANVKRGPWSPEEDAKLKDYIEKQGTGGNWISLPHKAGLRRCGKSCRLRWLNYLRPNIRHGDFTEEEDNIIYSLYASIGSRWSVIAAHLHGRTDNDIKNYWNTKLKKKLIATMAPPPNHHLASATPSSPSHYNMINTLLPYNPSISTNQLLTPHQGMMMTMMGQQQLLYQEDMGTLVNSPNGNNFIMSHQEDSQEQSTNKGIMLLSDVRSGSSTTSTVTRVKMEHRDHHHHEEDERSMSSAVIEDYGMEEIKQLISSSCTSSSNSLWFDENKTEDKFMLYY, translated from the exons atgggtaGGGCTCCATGTTGTGACAAGGCAAATGTGAAGAGAGGTCCATGGTCTCCGGAAGAAGATGCGAAGCTTAAAGACTACATAGAGAAACAAGGCACTGGTGGAAACTGGATTTCTCTCCCTCACAAAGCTG GTTTAAGGAGATGTGGGAAGAGTTGCAGACTGAGATGGTTGAACTACTTAAGACCAAACATAAGACATGGAGATTTCactgaggaagaagacaataTTATCTACAGCCTCTATGCCTCCATCGGAAGCAG GTGGTCAGTAATAGCAGCTCACTTACATGGTAGGACTGATAATGACATCAAGAACTATTGGAACACTAAGCTCAAGAAGAAGCTCATTGCCACCATGGCTCCTCCTCCAAATCACCACTTAGCCAGTGCtacaccatcatcaccatcacatTACAATATGATCAATACTCTTCTTCCGTATAACCCATCAATATCAACAAACCAACTTCTCACACCTCATCAGGggatgatgatgacaatgatGGGCCAACAACAACTATTATATCAAGAAGACATGGGCACTTTGGTAAATTCTCCAAACGGAAACAATTTCATAATGAGCCATCAAGAAGACAGCCAGGAGCAAAGTACAAACAAGGGAATAATGTTGTTGAGTGATGTAAGAAGTGGGTCGAGTACAACAAGTACAGTAACAAGAGTGAAGATGGAACAtcgtgatcatcatcatcatgaagaGGATGAGAGATCAATGAGCTCGGCAGTAATTGAAGATTATGGAATGGAGGAGATCAAGCAATTAATAAGTAGTAGCTGTACTAGTAGTAGCAATAGCTTGTGGTTTGATGAAAACAAGACAGAGGATAAGTTCATGTTGTACTATTGA
- the LOC104782107 gene encoding uncharacterized protein LOC104782107 → MAAITGFSALSSPISSTAPSFLASRLLNSTQCLSRFSNPSPFPALSNSRRRNIRLITACSSSINNVDEKVEAKGGDENEIKETLVLSVSPLPLLLVASLPGAATVRSVIGPFVEIVQSLNLPDWLVHWGHPGNMAVVLFAMGGYGTYLGFRIRYSDDIEEKAKAKDLHPKLLAGMFFFFALGATGGITSLLTSDKPIFESPHAVTGFIGLGLLTIQTILPSLFKDKPELRNVHGILGSGIMTLFLVHAAFGLQLGLSY, encoded by the exons atGGCTGCAATCACCGGATTCTCCGCTCTCTCTAGCCCTATTTCTTCTACTGCTCCATCGTTTCTTGCGTCGCGTTTACTTAATTCCACTCAGTGTCTCTCCAGATTCTCAAATCCGTCTCCCTTTCCCGCGCTCTCTAACTCTCGTCGGAGAAATATCCGGTTAATTACGGCGTGTTCTTCTTCGATTAATAACGTAGATGAAAAGGTTGAAGCAAAAGGTGGTGATGAGAATGAGATTAAAGAGACATTAGTGTTATCAGTCTCTCCTTTGCCTCTCCTCCTCGTTGCTTCTCTCCCTGGAG CTGCAACTGTAAGATCTGTTATTGGACCTTTTGTGGAGATTGTACAATCCTTGAATCTACCTGACTGGCTTGTTCACTGGGGACATCCAGGGAACATg GCAGTTGTTCTTTTTGCTATGGGTGGCTATGGAACATACTTAGGCTTCCGGATTCGTTATTCAGATGACATT GAAGAGAAGGCAAAGGCAAAAGACCTGCACCCAAAGCTTTTAGCAggaatgtttttctttttcgcTCTTGGAGCAACTGGTGGTATCACATCCCTTCTTACCTCCGATAAACCCATCTTCGAAAg CCCGCACGCTGTTACAGGATTCATTGGTCTTGGTCTCTTGACTATTCAAACAATCTTACCATCTTTGTTCAAG GACAAACCTGAACTGAGGAACGTACACGGGATCCTTGGGAGTGGGATAATGACGCTTTTCCTCGTCCATGCTGCTTTCGGCCTTCAGCTCGGTCTCAGTTACTGA
- the LOC104784231 gene encoding uncharacterized protein LOC104784231, translating to MALVPVVNPPIGVEFDEEGEDRDEFHIDKLATDFTETEESIRHNVYPESDDESEGNGRGGAARGGTPIVRGDGIMYKGQRFYNGIAFKECVTDYALATGCNLKQYRYDRDRIGFRCVGAKGKCQWKVYAASLHNESMWRITKYTNTHVCGPNGDCEMFKVPVIARLFLDKIREEPDYYMPLKMEQTIMEKWKISATRGQCQAARRKALAWIASEYDTQFERLRDYGAEILEANQGSVVEIDTVKNDAGHDVFKRFYVCFDVLRKTWKKTCRPLIGVDGCFLKEKIKGQLLVALGRDADNAIYPIAWSVVQVENTDNWSWFVNRLKIDLELGDGDGYIMVSDRQKGLIKAVELELPKIEHRKCVRHIYGNLKKTHPDKKQLKKLLWDLAWSYNTRDYEERLERIHAYDSKVYEDVMKTKPKTWCRAFHKIGSYCEDVENNSVESFNNTINKAREKPFVAMLETVRRLAMVRIAKRSAISYSHEGLCTPYVTRFLADEHKAASTCFVSPSTNGAYEVYLGYDKHRVCLNARTCTCMKFQICGIPCEHAYGLMIKKTLVAEDYVCEWFRTAKWRQNYTDGLVPQRGPRFWPSTGGENVYPPPKPDDEKIDKKRKKGVNESPTKKQPKQKKRIMHCGICGAADHNWWNSSGIFSRLSHSREVMWDGGLA from the exons ATGGCGTTAGTCCCCGTTGTTAATCCACCTATTGGAGTGGAGTTCGACGAGGAAGGCGAGGATCGAGATGAATTTCACATCGATAAGCTTGCGACAGATTTTACAGAAACGGAGGAATCGATTCGTCATAACGTGTATCCAGAGAGTGACGACGAGTCTGAGGGTAATGGTCGTGGTGGTGCCGCGCGTGGGGGGACACCGATCGTTCGTGGCGATGGTATAATGTATAAAGGGCAGAGATTCTACAATGGAATCGCGTTTAAGGAGTGTGTGACTGACTATGCACTGGCAACAGGTTGTAATCTGAAGCAATACAGGTACGATAGAGATAGAATCGGGTTTAGGTGTGTTGGTGCTAAGGGAAAATGTCAATGGAAAGTTTATGCTGCGTCTCTTCATAATGAGTCGATGTGGAGGATTACGAAGTACACGAACACCCATGTTTGTGGGCCTAATGGAGATTGTGAGATGTTTAAGGTCCCAGTCATAGCTAGGTTATTTCTTGATAAGATTAGAGAAGAACCAGATTATTACATGCCTTTAAAGATGGAACAGACCATAATGGAGAAGTGGAAGATATCAGCTACGAGAGGTCAATGTCAAGCTGCTAGGAGAAAGGCATTGGCATGGATAGCGAGTGAATATGACACTCAATTTGAACGTCTTCGAGACTATGGAGCTGAGATATTGGAAGCAAATCAAGGGTCTGTGGTAGAGATTGATACGGTGAAGAATGACGCTGGTCATGATGTGTTTAAGCGATTCTATGTCTGCTTTGATGTTCTTAGgaaaacatggaaaaaaaccTGCAGGCCACTAATTGGGGTTGATGGTTGCTTCTTGAAGGAAAAGATTAAGGGTCAGTTGTTGGTGGCTTTAGGAAGAGATGCAGACAATGCTATCTATCCAATAGCATGGAGTGTTGTTCAGGTTGAGAACACAGATAATTGGAGCTGGTTTGTGAATAGGCTGAAGATAGACTTGGAGTTAGGTGATGGAGATGGTTACATTATGGTTTCTGATCGccaaaag GGATTGATTAAGGCTGTTGAGTTAGAATTACCAAAGATTGAGCATCGTAAATGTGTTAGGCACATTTATGGTAACCTAAAGAAGACTCATCCAGACAAGAAGCAATTGAAGAAACTGCTTTGGGATCTAGCTTGGAGCTACAACACTAGAGATTACGAAGAGAGATTGGAGAGGATTCACGCATATGATAGCAAGGTCTATGAAGATGTCATGAAGACTAAACCAAAGACATGGTGTAGGGCATTCCACAAGATTGGCAGCTATTGTGAGGATGTTGAAAACAACTCAGTGGAGTCTTTCAACAATACAATCAACAAGGCGAGAGAGAAACCATTTGTGGCTATGTTGGAGACTGTTAGAAGGCTTGCCATGGTTCGAATTGCTAAACGGTCTGCTATTTCTTATTCACATGAAG GATTATGCACTCCTTATGTGACCCGTTTCCTTGCTGATGAGCATAAGGCAGCTTCTACATGCTTTGTATCTCCCAGCACAAATGGAGCGTATGAAGTTTACTTGGGATACGATAAACACCGAGTTTGTTTAAATGCCAGAACTTGTACCTGCATGAAGTTTCAGATTTGTGGAATCCCATGCGAACATGCTTACGGACTGATGATCAAGAAGACATTGGTAGCTGAAGACTATGTGTGTGAATGGTTCAGAACTGCTAAGTGGAGACAGAACTACACAGACGGGCTTGTTCCACAAAGAGGTCCACGCTTTTGGCCTTCCACTGGGGGTGAAAATGTGTATCCACCTCCAAAGCCGGACGATGAGAAGAtcgacaagaagaggaagaaaggtgTTAATGAGTCACCTACCAAGAAGCaaccaaagcaaaagaaaagaatcatgcaTTGTGGGATTTGTGGTGCAGCTGATCATAACT GGTGGAACTCAAGTGGAATCTTCTCAAGGTTGTCTCACTCAAGAGAAGTAATGTGGGATGGAGGATTAGCATAA
- the LOC104782109 gene encoding uncharacterized protein LOC104782109 isoform X2, with product MAETSTTLLFSTFSSHLTISPVRHSYHHHHHPSPARFSSLFSRVRPSRFAVKASHYGSFSDDDAFSFFPWSDANNDIEWVPEERITLFTSDGLVQIGGNMVPRRIKSSSHKHGRSKSPEKHQKFQESAYMDPAQGLCLGALFDIAATNGLDMGRRLCIIGFCRSVEMLSDVVEDTVLEHGGEIVATEKESTSGLQEKLTMTVAVPYLWGVPPAAERLHLAVRTGGGIVDKVYWQWHFL from the exons ATGGCGGAGACCTCTACTACGCTTCTCTTCTCCACCTTCTCCTCTCACCTCACCATCTCTCCTGTTCGTCactcttatcatcatcatcatcatccctccCCCGCTCGATTCTCATCTCTTTTTTCCCGCGTTCGGCCTTCTCGATTCGCTGTTAAGGCTTCGCATTACGGTAGCTTCTCCGATGACGATGCTTTCAGCTTCTTCCCTTGGTCCGATGCAAACAACG ACATTGAATGGGTTCCTGAAGAAAGGATTACACTTTTCACTTCTGATGGGCTAGTTCAGATTGGTGGCAACATGGTTCCTCGTCGCATCAAATCTTCCTCTCAT AAACATGGGAGATCCAAATCACCGGAAAAACACCAAAAGTTTCAAGAAAGTGCTTACATGGATCCTGCTCAAGGTCTATGCCTTGGAGCTCTATTTGACATCGCAGCTACAAAC GGACTGGATATGGGAAGAAGACTATGTATCATTGGATTCTGCCGTTCTGTTGAGATGCTTAGTGATGTTGTTGAAGACACTGTCTTAGAACATGGTGGAGAG attGTTGCTACAGAGAAAGAGAGCACAAGCGGTTTACAAGAGAAACTAACAATGACAGTGGCAGTTCCATATCTCTGGGGAGTTCCTCCGGCTGCAGAAAGGCTTCACCTTGCGGTTCGAACAGGTGGTGGCATCGTCGACAAAGTTTATTGGCAATGGCATTTCTTGTGA